In the genome of Synechococcus sp. CB0101, the window GCGGCCTGATCCTGGAGGGGATCGAAACCGAAGAACAGCTGCGCTACTGGCAGGCCCGCGGGGTGCGCCTGTTCCAGGGGTATCTGTTCCGCAACCTTCCCAAGGGCTGAGCCCCAGAAGGTTCAGGGGGCGTACCAGAAGGCACAGCGGCGCTGCTGGGGCTCAAGCTGCCAGCCCTGCGCACCGTAGAAGTCCACCACGCCTGGATCGGCAAACAGCGTGACCCGCTCCACCTGCTGATCGCGCAGCAGATCGATCACATAGGTCATCAACTGTTTACCCAGGCCCACGCCCTGATACAGGGGGTGCACCGCCACATCCCACACCGTGGCTTCGATCACCCCGTCACCGGTGCAGCGGGCAAACCCCACCAGGCGAGGCAGACGGGGATCATGCCGCCACAGCCCCACCACCAGGAGGCTGTTCTCCAGGGCCTTGCGCACCCGGCGCAGCGGCCGGCGGCTCCAGCCCACCGCATCACAAAGCTGCTCAAGCTCATAGAGATCGATCTCCCGCTCGGTGCTCAACACGAGGCTGAGCTGAGGATTGGGGGTCGGACACACGCGATACCCCTGGCCGTACAGACCATCCAGCTCGGTGGGGGGAGAGCTAAGCATTGCCATGATCCTCTCCCACTCTGGCCAAAGCTGATGCAGGCTGGAGACCCTTCAACCACCGGAAGCCCTCTGGAGCGCTCCCCCCTGTTGGTGTGTGTGCACGGCTGGCTGCTCTCAGGCCGGCTGTGGCAGCCCCTCACCGATGCCCTCAGCCCCGATTGGGAGTGCTGGAGCCCCGATCTCCCGGGGTTTGGCAACGAGCCCAGGCCGAGAGGGTTGCAACCCAGCCTGGCCAGCTACGGCCGCTGGTTGGCCGAGGCGGCCCGCGAGCGGACCGGGGAGCGGCCGCTGGTGCTCATGGGTCATTCCCTGGGCGGCAGCCTGGTGGTGCATGCAGCGCCCCATCTGGGGGAGCAGTTGGCCGGGATCGTACAGGTGGCGTCCGGCGGCGGGGTGTTTCAGCCGCGGCCGTTCCGGATGGTGCGCCGCGGCGGAGCGGCGTTCCTGCGCTGGCGGCCCGGTTGGCTGGCCCAGCTGCCCGGCACTGAGGCGATCCGCAGCCCCCTGGTGGCGGAACTGCGGGCAGCCCGCGGCCTGCTGGCCTCGAGCATGCAGCGGGGCGCTGTGCGGCAGCTGCCCGGGTTAGTGGCTCAGCTGGAGGTGCCCAGCCTGTGGGTGGTGGGCAGCCGCGACACCGTGATGGAACCGCGTTATGTGCGGCATCTGGCGGGCTACAGCCCGGAGCATCAGGTGGAGGTGCTTGAAGGAGAAGGGCACCTGCCCATGCGCACGGCACACGACGCGTTGGCGGCGTTGATCAGCACATGGCTGAGGGAACAGGGCTGGCCCAACCGCTCAGCTCAGAGCCTGGCCAGCCCGCGCTCCTGGAGTTCAGCCAACTGCGCGTAGAGGCCCCCGGCCGCACGCAGGCTGATGTGGCTGCCCTGCTCAATCAATCGGCCGCGCTGCAGCACCAGGATGCGATCGGCCGCTTCCACCGTGGCGAGGCGGTGGGCGATCACGATGGCGGTGCGATCGCGCAGCAATCTGTCGAGGTCGCGCTGGAGGGTGGCCTCAGTGGAGGGATCGAGGAAGGCGGTGGCCTCATCCATCACCAACACCGATGGATCGCGGATCGCCACCCGCGCCACGGCCAGGAGCTGACGCTCGCCGGAGGAGAGGTTGCCTCCGCGCTCACGCAGTTCGGTGTCGAGGCCTTGGGGTAGGCGCTGCAGCAGCGGCTCCAATCCCAGATCACTGCAGAGGCGTTGCAAATCCCCATCGCTGATGGCGGCATCCAGCCGGAGGTTGTCGGCCACGTTGCCGCTGAACAGGAAGGTGTCCTGCAGCACCACGCCGAGCCGTTGGCGCAGGGTGGGGATCGGCAGCTCACGGATGTCGATGCCATCCAGCAGGATCCGGCCCTGCTGGGGCTCATAGAGGCGGCAGAGCAGGCGGATCACCGTGCTCTTGCCGGAGCCGGTGGGTCCCACCAGCGCCACGTGCTCACCCGGAGCAATCCGGAAGGAGAGGTTGGAGAGGATCGGGTCGTCGGGCCGGTAGGCGAACGACACGTTGTCGAACACCACCTCACCGGCACTGCTGCGCTCACGGCCGCTGACCACGGCCGCGGCCGAACGCTGCTCCTGCGGCAGCTCCTGAATTTCGATCGGCTCCTCCATCAGTTCGCCGATGCGCTCCACGGCGGTCAAACCGCCCTGGATTTGGGTGAAGCGCTCCGCCAGCTGCCGCAGGGGATCAAACAGGCGCTGGGAATACAAGATGAACGTGGTGAGGGTGCCCAGGCCCATCGCGCCGGCGGTGACCATCCAGCCCCCCAGGGCGAGCACGAGCGCGATCGCCCCGAGCGACACCCACTCGATCAGCGCCGAGATGGCCGAGTCGTAGAAGATCGTGCCGTTCACCGCCTGGCGGTAGGCGTCGGTGGTTTTGGCGAAGCGGGCCGCGTTGTAGCTCTCGCGGCGGAACATCTGCACCACCTCAAGCCCCTGCAGGTTTTCCTGCAGATCGGCATTGAGTTGGCTCAGCTCCTCACGCACCCGGTAGTTGGCCTTGCGGTAGCGCTTCTGCAGCCACAGCATCGTGAGCGTGACCGGCACCTGGGAGCCCAGCAGCAGCAGGCCAAGACGCGGCTCGATCGCCACCATCGTGCCGGCAATCACCAGGAGGGTGACCAGATCCGCGAGCAGGCCCACTGCACCGCTACCGAACACCTCGGCCAGGGCATCCACATCACTGGTGAGGCGGGTGAGCAACTTGCCCACCGGCGTGCGGTCGTGAAAGCGCAGCGAGAGATCGAGGGCGTGGGCGAAGAGGTCGTTGCGGATGCGGGCGGTGAGGCGCTGGCCCACGGCCTGCACGTTGAAGCTCTGCAACCCCTGCAGGCCCAAGCGCACCATCACGGCCGCCAGCAGAAGCAGCACCAGCGTGCGCAACTGCTGAGCCAAGGGCATGGGCTCCAACCAGGCCAGCACGGGCTCCTGCCGCAGCGCCGAGATCGCCTGACCCACCAACAGGGGCTGCACCGCCGCCGCTCCCGCCACCGGGATCAACAGCACAAGAGTGAGCAGAAGGCGTTTGCGATCGCGGCCCAAGTAGGGCAGAAGGCGCAGCAGACGTTGCCGGTCGCGAGGTGCCATCAGGCCGCCGGCCGGCTCGACACAGCCGCAATCTGATCCACGATCCCCTGCAGCTCGCCGCCATCAAGGCGCAGCGACAGGGGATGGCCCACCAGACGAGCGGTGGAGTGGAAGAGGTCTTCGATGGCGATCAAGCCGTTTTCCACGAGGGTTTTGCCGGTGGCCACCAGATCCACAATCGCCTCACTCATGCCGGTGATCGGCCCCAGCTCCACCGAGCCCGCCAGATGGATCAACTCCACCGGCAGATCAAGCGCCTCGAAATACTCCTCAGCGCAGCGGGTGAATTTGCTGGCGATGCGGCAGTGGGCGGGTAGATCGGCCGCTCGGCGGTAGGGGCTGGTGGCCTTCACCGCCACGCTCATGCGGCAGCCGCCGAAGCCGAGATCCACCAGGTGAGCCACGGGCAGCTGGTGCTCGCGCAGCACGTCGTAGCCCACCACACCGAGCTGGGCCTGGCCGTAGGCCACATACACGGGCACATCGGCATTGCGCACCAACAGCGCCCGGGCGCGTCCGCAGGCACTGGGCACCATCAATTGCCGGTTGCCGGGCTCCAGCACGGCGGCGAAATCGAGCCCGGCAGCGGCGAAGCGCGTCACTGAATCCTTGAGGAGGGCTCCCTTGGCCAGCGCGACGGTGATCATGGGAGTCAGCCTGAACCGGGACTTTAACGATGCAGCCGGCCCTCACCACGGCCTCGATCGCCCAGCGCGTCTCGCTGATCCCGGTGCTGAACGACAACTATGTGTTTGTGCTGCACGGCGATGGTCCCGGTCCGGCCGTGGTGGTTGATCCGGCCGTGGCCGAACCGGTGATCGCCTGGCTGGAGCAGCGCGGGCTGGAGCTCAGCGCGATCCTGCACACCCATCACCACCACGACCACATCGGCGGAACGCCAGGGCTGCTGCAGCGCTGGCCGCAGGCGGCCGTGATCGCGAGCGGCGCCGATCAAGCCCGCATCCCTCTGCAAACCCAGGCGGTGCAGGGGGGCGATCGGCTGGAGCTGCTGGGACGAGCGGTGCAGGTGATGGCCGTACCGGGCCATACGGCCCATCACATCGCCTTTTATCTGCCGCCGGCGGCCGCCGATGGCGGTCATCTGTTCTGCGGCGACACCCTGTTCGCCGGCGGCTGCGGGCGGTTGTTTGAAGGAACACCGCAGCAGATGCAGCAGTCGTTGCAGGCGCTGGCGGCGCTGCCCGAGCGCACCCAGGTGTGGTGCGCCCACGAATACACCGCTGGAAACCTGCGCTGGGCAGCGGCGCAGCAGCCCGGCGATGCCGCGATTGAGGCTCGGCTGGCGGAGGTGGAAGCACTCCGGGCCCAGGGCAAACCCACCATCCCCAGCAGCATCGCCCTGGAGAAAGCCACCAACCTGTTTGTGCGGGCCAGCGATGCCGATGCCCTGCGCCAACTACGGGGCAGCAAGGATCTCTGGAAGGGCTGAGTTACAGCGGAGGCACGTCGGCTGCGGCCACCAGGTCGACACCGGCCGGGAACAGCCGCACAGGCTCACCGGCCCGCAAGCGCAGCCGGCAGCGCTGCCCGCGGCTGTAGTCGTGCTCCAGAGGGAGGCGTAGGCGCAGGCGGCCTTGGCCGCATTGCACTTGATAGAGCCATTCGCGGCCGAGAAATTCACGGCCCAGCACCCAGGCCTCCGCGTTGTCGTCGGGGGTGAGCAGAAGGCCCTGGGGGCTTACCAGCACCTCGAGATCGTCGGCGGCAGAAGGCGGCGGCAGCTGGGCTCCGGCCGGGGCTTCAAGCGCACCGAACGCCGTGGTGAGTGTGCTGCCTTGCCAGTGGGCCTGGAGCAAGTTGCTCTGCAACACAAAGCGCCCCACAAAGGAGGTAGCCGGCGCCGCCACCAACTGCTGAGGGCTGGCGCACTGATGCAGATGGCCCGATTCGAGCACCGCCACCCGATCACAGATGGCGAGAGCCTCTTCGGGATCGTGGGTCACGATCACGCCGCTGGCACCGCAGCGGGCCAGCACCCCAGGCAGCTCGGCCCTCAGGCGCAGGCGCACCTCCACATCGAGGTTGGAGAAGGGTTCATCCAGCAGCACCAACGAGCAGCCGGGTGCCAAGGCGCGCGCCAGGGCTAGGCGCTGGCGCTGCCCGCCCGAGAGCTCATGGGGATAGCGGTGCTCAAGGCCCTTTAAGCCCAGCAACTCCAACAACCAGGCAGCGCGGCTGCTGTCCTGGCCGCGGCGCAAACCGAAGCAGGCGTTGCGCCAGGCATCGAGATGCGGGAACAGGGCGTAGTCCTGAAACACCATGCCCACCCCACGGCGCTCCGGCGGCAACCAGCGGTGGGGACCCGCCACCTCCTGACCGCCGATCCGCACCACGCCACGATCGGGCTTCTCAAAGCCGGCGATCAGACGCAGAAGGGTGGTTTTGCCGCAGCCTGAGGGACCCAACAGACCCACGAGTTCACCGGGGCGCAATTGGAACTGGATGTCGCGCAAAGTCCAGTCGCCGCTGGAGGCCCCGCCGTGGTAGCGATGCCACAGCCCATCGAGCTCCACCTGGGGCCGCAGCGGCAACTCAGGGTTGGACAGCTCGATTCGCATCAGGCGCTCTGGCCATAGGCTCAGCGCCCATCTTCCCTCCAGCATGACCAGCCCCACGATCGAAGCCGTGACCACGAGCGCTGCTCCGGCGCCGGTGGGCCCCTACAACCAGGCCGTGAAAGCAGGCGGGGTGCTCTATTGCAGCGGTCAGATCGCCCTGGATCCGGCCACCGGCGCGATGGTGGGCAATGGCGATGTGGAAGCGGAAACCATCCAGGTGCTGAGCAACCTCAAGGCGGTGCTCGCAGAAGCAGGCTGCACGCCCCAGCAGGTGGTGCGCACCACGGTGTTCCTGGCCGATCTGGGTGACTTCGCCAAGGTGAATGCGCTGTACGCCGAGGTGTTCGGCGCCGGTGTATCGCCGGCTCGGGCCTGCGTGGAGGTGGCGGCACTGCCCAAGGGCGCGCGGGTGGAGATCGATTGCATCGCCGTGCTCGGCTGAGCGCGCCGGCCGCCTCAGGCAGGCCGAATCACACGAAAGGTGAGGTTGATCCGCTCCGCCACCACCCGCGCCCGTGGCGGCAGCGCGTGCTGCCAATGGCGCTGGCTGGGCGGATCCATCACCAAGAGATCACCATCGCCGAGGCGCACCGCAAAGGCCGCCTCATCACCATGCCGCGGCCGAAAGCGCAGATCCCTGGCAACGCCGAGGCTGAGGGAGGCAATCGGGGCCTGATCGTCGAGCTCGGGTTCGTCGTCGGCATGCCAGCCCATGCGGTCAGCACCGTCGCGGTAGCGGTTCAGCAACAGGCTGTTGAAATCCGCCCCCAGGTGCTCGTGGAGCAAACCGCGCAGCCGCAGGAGTTCTGGGGTCCACGGGTGGATCGCTTGCTGCAGGCCGCTATAGCGGTAATTGCAGCCGCGATCGGCCACCCAGCAGGTGAGCCGCGGGGTGCGGTGCTGCTTGCCATACACCGTGACCAACGGCTGCTCCCAGGCCAGACCGGTGATCAGGGATCGCCTGAGCTGCTGCGTGTCGAGCCCCTGCTGCTGCAACCAGGCCTCGCCATGGCGCAACTGCAGGCCAGAACGCTCAATCCGGATCAAGGAGAGGGCAACAGCAGACCCTGAGCCTGCTGCAGCGGAGGCGGCGCCTGCGGCAAGAGGCGTGTGGCCTGATCGATCAAGGGGGTGGGATCGAGAGCCAGCATCCGGTCGCCATCGCGGCGTCGCAGCTCCACATGCAGGTGTGGTCCACTGGCGCGACCGCTCTGGCCCACTTGGCCCAGGGGGCTGGCGGCGGGCAGGAAGTCGCCGGGTTGCACGTTGGCAGCTGCCAGGTGGGCATAGAGGGTTTGCCAGCCACGGCCGTGGTCGAGCACCACCGTGAGGCCATAGCCGTCGAGCTCTTCCACCAGAACCACATGGCCGGGGAGCATGGCCAGCACTGAGGTGCCTTCAGGAGCGACAAGATCCTGCCCCGCATGCATGCGCCAGGCCTGACGGCTCTGGGAGTAACGCCAGCCGTAGGGGTCCACCTCCTCCGCCTGGATCGCCAGCGGGTACACCAGGCGCAGAGGTTCACCGGGGCGCAGGGGCCAAGCCGCCTCCCGCGACAGCCCTGAGGGGACCGCCGCCGCCAGCACCACATCCGCCACCGGCGTTTCAGCAGGAATCAGGTCTGGTCGAGGAGGCAGGCCCGCGTCCATGGCCCCCTCCAGGCCAGGCTCGGCTCGCGCAGCGAGGCTGAACGCCGCGATGAAGCCCAGCACCACCAACAGCCATCGCCGTATGCGCAAAACAATGACGAACGAGGTGCAAGGGTTTTAACGGGCCTGTAGAAAAACGCCAGATGCCTCCTGGCCATGCGTCCGATCGTGCTTTCGGCTCTTGCAGCCTTGGCCCTGCTGCCCATGGCACCAGCGCAGGCCGGATCCGCCACGGCCGGCTCAATCATGAGCAAGCAGGCAGCGATCGCCACCGCCACCAGTTCGATGCCAGCGGGCAACAGCGTGACCCGCTCGCGCTGCACGACCATGGTGCGCGCGCTCTCAGCCCGCTACAGCTGCACCGTGTGGTGGAGTCCCACCCCCCTCGAGGG includes:
- a CDS encoding GNAT family N-acetyltransferase, which codes for MLSSPPTELDGLYGQGYRVCPTPNPQLSLVLSTEREIDLYELEQLCDAVGWSRRPLRRVRKALENSLLVVGLWRHDPRLPRLVGFARCTGDGVIEATVWDVAVHPLYQGVGLGKQLMTYVIDLLRDQQVERVTLFADPGVVDFYGAQGWQLEPQQRRCAFWYAP
- a CDS encoding M23 family metallopeptidase — encoded protein: MRIRRWLLVVLGFIAAFSLAARAEPGLEGAMDAGLPPRPDLIPAETPVADVVLAAAVPSGLSREAAWPLRPGEPLRLVYPLAIQAEEVDPYGWRYSQSRQAWRMHAGQDLVAPEGTSVLAMLPGHVVLVEELDGYGLTVVLDHGRGWQTLYAHLAAANVQPGDFLPAASPLGQVGQSGRASGPHLHVELRRRDGDRMLALDPTPLIDQATRLLPQAPPPLQQAQGLLLPSP
- a CDS encoding alpha/beta fold hydrolase; protein product: MQAGDPSTTGSPLERSPLLVCVHGWLLSGRLWQPLTDALSPDWECWSPDLPGFGNEPRPRGLQPSLASYGRWLAEAARERTGERPLVLMGHSLGGSLVVHAAPHLGEQLAGIVQVASGGGVFQPRPFRMVRRGGAAFLRWRPGWLAQLPGTEAIRSPLVAELRAARGLLASSMQRGAVRQLPGLVAQLEVPSLWVVGSRDTVMEPRYVRHLAGYSPEHQVEVLEGEGHLPMRTAHDALAALISTWLREQGWPNRSAQSLASPRSWSSANCA
- a CDS encoding Rid family detoxifying hydrolase, giving the protein MTSPTIEAVTTSAAPAPVGPYNQAVKAGGVLYCSGQIALDPATGAMVGNGDVEAETIQVLSNLKAVLAEAGCTPQQVVRTTVFLADLGDFAKVNALYAEVFGAGVSPARACVEVAALPKGARVEIDCIAVLG
- the hisG gene encoding ATP phosphoribosyltransferase, with protein sequence MITVALAKGALLKDSVTRFAAAGLDFAAVLEPGNRQLMVPSACGRARALLVRNADVPVYVAYGQAQLGVVGYDVLREHQLPVAHLVDLGFGGCRMSVAVKATSPYRRAADLPAHCRIASKFTRCAEEYFEALDLPVELIHLAGSVELGPITGMSEAIVDLVATGKTLVENGLIAIEDLFHSTARLVGHPLSLRLDGGELQGIVDQIAAVSSRPAA
- the gloB gene encoding hydroxyacylglutathione hydrolase — its product is MQPALTTASIAQRVSLIPVLNDNYVFVLHGDGPGPAVVVDPAVAEPVIAWLEQRGLELSAILHTHHHHDHIGGTPGLLQRWPQAAVIASGADQARIPLQTQAVQGGDRLELLGRAVQVMAVPGHTAHHIAFYLPPAAADGGHLFCGDTLFAGGCGRLFEGTPQQMQQSLQALAALPERTQVWCAHEYTAGNLRWAAAQQPGDAAIEARLAEVEALRAQGKPTIPSSIALEKATNLFVRASDADALRQLRGSKDLWKG
- a CDS encoding ABC transporter ATP-binding protein; this translates as MAPRDRQRLLRLLPYLGRDRKRLLLTLVLLIPVAGAAAVQPLLVGQAISALRQEPVLAWLEPMPLAQQLRTLVLLLLAAVMVRLGLQGLQSFNVQAVGQRLTARIRNDLFAHALDLSLRFHDRTPVGKLLTRLTSDVDALAEVFGSGAVGLLADLVTLLVIAGTMVAIEPRLGLLLLGSQVPVTLTMLWLQKRYRKANYRVREELSQLNADLQENLQGLEVVQMFRRESYNAARFAKTTDAYRQAVNGTIFYDSAISALIEWVSLGAIALVLALGGWMVTAGAMGLGTLTTFILYSQRLFDPLRQLAERFTQIQGGLTAVERIGELMEEPIEIQELPQEQRSAAAVVSGRERSSAGEVVFDNVSFAYRPDDPILSNLSFRIAPGEHVALVGPTGSGKSTVIRLLCRLYEPQQGRILLDGIDIRELPIPTLRQRLGVVLQDTFLFSGNVADNLRLDAAISDGDLQRLCSDLGLEPLLQRLPQGLDTELRERGGNLSSGERQLLAVARVAIRDPSVLVMDEATAFLDPSTEATLQRDLDRLLRDRTAIVIAHRLATVEAADRILVLQRGRLIEQGSHISLRAAGGLYAQLAELQERGLARL
- a CDS encoding ABC transporter ATP-binding protein: MRIELSNPELPLRPQVELDGLWHRYHGGASSGDWTLRDIQFQLRPGELVGLLGPSGCGKTTLLRLIAGFEKPDRGVVRIGGQEVAGPHRWLPPERRGVGMVFQDYALFPHLDAWRNACFGLRRGQDSSRAAWLLELLGLKGLEHRYPHELSGGQRQRLALARALAPGCSLVLLDEPFSNLDVEVRLRLRAELPGVLARCGASGVIVTHDPEEALAICDRVAVLESGHLHQCASPQQLVAAPATSFVGRFVLQSNLLQAHWQGSTLTTAFGALEAPAGAQLPPPSAADDLEVLVSPQGLLLTPDDNAEAWVLGREFLGREWLYQVQCGQGRLRLRLPLEHDYSRGQRCRLRLRAGEPVRLFPAGVDLVAAADVPPL
- a CDS encoding alpha-ketoglutarate-dependent dioxygenase AlkB, whose product is MIRIERSGLQLRHGEAWLQQQGLDTQQLRRSLITGLAWEQPLVTVYGKQHRTPRLTCWVADRGCNYRYSGLQQAIHPWTPELLRLRGLLHEHLGADFNSLLLNRYRDGADRMGWHADDEPELDDQAPIASLSLGVARDLRFRPRHGDEAAFAVRLGDGDLLVMDPPSQRHWQHALPPRARVVAERINLTFRVIRPA